The Tubulanus polymorphus chromosome 1, tnTubPoly1.2, whole genome shotgun sequence genome contains a region encoding:
- the LOC141915171 gene encoding solute carrier family 22 member 15-like isoform X2 — translation MTYGEMDIDGVYSHIGEFGPRQKKIFFFLQLTLQPFLSFHVLHMIFIGAATNFTCFDKGGRELPEKDQCSDKCRASNEGTIYLYSSKFTSIMSEWNLVCDNSYKVGLVQSVFMSGALISAFVFGILADKYGRLKMFYYTLIGMTIFSTMSAFAPSYTTYVALRFFTGFHCGGCNLVSFVLMTEIIGKSSRGLCGFLMPIFFAWGILIYVLLAYYIRAWRHLAFVTSAVGFLGMFYYWLLPESPRWLIAQNRIEEAEVILRDIARRNGSSYPLDQIKLAAPKKGNGQQKKYSMNDIWHYPYIRNLTLVQIFSWFVNSAVYYGLTMSAGNLGSNMYISVGLSGLVEVPSYLFCIGLLNRVGRKLIICMSMLVGGVSCMLVMLIPQAYSTFATACALIGKLAIAASFAIIYVHSAEIFPTVIRNMALGISSCGARFGGIVAPMIASLSTVSSALPFLVFGCMAFSAGVLNFYLPETKGQPMPETIDDVLMMGPKKRRQEQQLSSSKKHVVKLLDSPANGEKLSQVLSL, via the exons ATGACGTATGGAGAAATGGATATCGATGGTGTATACAGTCACATCGGTGAATTCGGCCCACGacagaagaaaatattttttttcctacAACTGACTCTGCAGCCGTTCCTTTCGTTCCACGTGCTGCATATGATATTCATCGGAGCCGCAACCAATTTCACCTGTTTCGACAAGGGTGGACGCGAATTGCCGGAGAAAGACCAGTGTTCCGATAAATGTCGTGCCAGCAACGAAGGAACCATTTATCTGTATTCGAGTAAATTCACGTCTATTATGAGTGAG TGGAATCTGGTCTGCGACAACTCGTACAAAGTCGGACTCGTGCAAAGCGTATTCATGTCCGGAGCACTAATCAGTGCGTTTGTATTTGGAATATTGGCCGACAAGTACGGACGCTTGAAGATGTTCTACTACACTCTAATCGGAATGACAATTTTCTCGACGATGAGCGCATTCGCGCCGAGCTACACGACGTACGTCGCGTTGAGATTTTTCACCGGTTTCCACTGCGGCGGCTGTAATCTGGTGTCGTTTGTTCTGATGACTGAGATCATCGGAAAGTCATCGCGCGGATTGTGCGGTTTTCTGATGCCGATATTCTTCGCGTGGGGTATTCTCATCTACGTGTTGTTGGCGTATTATATTCGCGCGTGGAGACACTTGGCTTTTGTGACATCGGCTGTCGGATTTCTCGGTATGTTTTACTATTG GTTGTTGCCAGAAAGTCCTCGTTGGTTAATTGCTCAAAACCGAATTGAGGAAGCGGAAGTCATTCTCAGAGATATCGCTCGGCGTAACGGTTCATCCTATCCGCTTGACCAGATCAAGTTGGCGGCTCCGAAGAAAGGCAATGGGCAGCAGAAAAAATATTCGATGAATGATATTTGGCATTATCCCTACATAAGGAATTTGACTTTAGTACAAATTTTCTCCTG gtTTGTTAACAGTGCTGTGTACTATGGTTTGACGATGAGTGCCGGAAACCTTGGAAGTAACATGTATATAAGCGTTGGGCTGTCGGGACTTGTTGAAGTGCCGTCGTACCTATTTTGTATAGGTTTATTGAACAG AGTTGGGCGAAAACTGATTATATGTATGTCTATGTTGGTTGGTGGTGTGTCTTGCATGTTGGTTATGCTAATTCCACAAG CATATTCAACATTTGCAACAGCTTGTGCACTGATTGGCAAACTAGCAATTGCAGCATCATTCGCCATTATTTACGTACATTCCGCAGAAATATTTCCAACTGTTATTAG gaATATGGCGCTAGGCATATCAAGTTGCGGTGCTCGATTTGGTGGCATAGTGGCTCCTATGATTGCATCGTTG TCGACAGTCAGTTCAGCACTTCCATTTCTGGTGTTTGGGTGCATGGCATTTTCCGCAGGAGTTCTGAATTTCTATTTACCGGAGACGAAAGGCCAGCCTATGCCGGAAACCATCGACGATGTTCTGATGATGGGCCCCAAAAAACGCCGACAGGAGCAACAACTGAGCAGTTCTAAGAAGCATGTTGTTAAATTACTGGATAGCCCTGCGAACGGCGAAAAGCTCAGTCAGGTTTTAAGCCTATAA
- the LOC141915171 gene encoding organic cation transporter protein-like isoform X4, translating into MTYGEMDIDDVYSHIGEFGPRQKKIFFFLQLTLQPFFSFHMLHMIFIGAATDFTCFDKGGRELPEKDQCSDKCRSSNEGTVYLYSSKFTSIMSEWNLVCDNSYKVGLVQSVFMSGVLISAFVFGILADKYGRLKMFYYTLIGMTIFSTMSAFAPSYTTYVALRFFTGFHCGGCILVSFVLTTEIIGKSWRGLCGLLMPIFFASGILIYVLLAYYIHAWRHLAFVTSAVGFLGMFYYWLLPESPRWLIAQNRIEEAEVILRDIARRNGSSYPLDQIKLAAPKKGNGQQKKYSMNDIWHYPYIRNLTLVQIFSWFVNSAVYYGLTMSAGNLGSNMYISVALSGLVEVPSYLFCIGLLNRVGRKLIICMLMLVGGVSCMLVMLIPQAYSTFATACALIGKLAIAASFAIIYVHSAEIFPTVISID; encoded by the exons ATGACGTATGGCGAAATGGATATCGATGATGTATACAGTCACATCGGTGAATTCGGCCCACGACAGaagaaaatattctttttcctACAACTGACTCTGCAGCCGTTCTTTTCGTTCCACATGCTGCATATGATATTCATCGGAGCCGCGACCGATTTCACCTGTTTCGACAAGGGTGGACGCGAATTGCCGGAGAAAGACCAGTGTTCCGATAAATGTCGTTCCAGCAATGAAGGAACCGTTTATCTGTATTCGAGTAAATTCACGTCTATTATGAGTGAG TGGAATCTGGTCTGCGACAACTCGTACAAAGTGGGACTCGTGCAGAGCGTATTCATGTCTGGAGTGCTAATCAGTGCGTTCGTATTTGGAATATTGGCCGACAAATACGGACGCTTGAAGATGTTCTACTACACTCTGATCGGAATGACAATTTTCTCAACGATGAGCGCATTCGCGCCGAGCTACACGACATACGTCGCGTTGAGATTTTTCACCGGTTTCCACTGCGGCGGCTGTATTCTGGTGTCGTTTGTTCTGACGACTGAGATCATCGGAAAATCGTGGCGCGGATTGTGTGGTTTGCTGATGCCGATATTCTTCGCGTCGGGTATTCTCATCTACGTGTTGCTGGCATATTATATTCACGCGTGGAGACACTTGGCTTTTGTGACGTCGGCTGTCGGATTTCTCGGTATGTTTTACTATTG GTTGTTGCCAGAAAGTCCTCGTTGGTTAATTGCTCAAAACCGAATTGAGGAAGCGGAAGTCATTCTCAGAGATATCGCTCGGCGTAACGGTTCATCCTATCCGCTCGACCAGATCAAGTTGGCGGCTCCGAAGAAAGGCAATGGGCAGCAGAAAAAATATTCGATGAATGATATTTGGCATTATCCCTACATAAGGAATTTGACTTTAGTACAAATTTTCTCCTG gtTTGTTAACAGTGCTGTGTACTATGGTTTGACGATGAGTGCCGGAAACCTTGGAAGTAACATGTATATAAGCGTTGCGCTGTCGGGACTTGTTGAAGTGCCGTCGTACCTGTTTTGTATAGGTTTATTGAACAG AGTTGGGCGAAAACTGATTATATGTATGTTGATGTTAGTTGGTGGTGTATCTTGCATGTTGGTTATGCTAATTCCACAAG CATATTCAACATTTGCAACAGCTTGTGCACTGATTGGCAAACTAGCAATTGCAGCATCATTCGCCATTATTTATGTACATTCCGCTGAAATATTTCCAACTGTTATTAG TAtcgattaa
- the LOC141915171 gene encoding solute carrier family 22 member 15-like isoform X1 produces MTYGEMDIDDVYSHIGEFGPRQKKIFFFLQLTLQPFFSFHMLHMIFIGAATDFTCFDKGGRELPEKDQCSDKCRSSNEGTVYLYSSKFTSIMSEWNLVCDNSYKVGLVQSVFMSGVLISAFVFGILADKYGRLKMFYYTLIGMTIFSTMSAFAPSYTTYVALRFFTGFHCGGCILVSFVLTTEIIGKSWRGLCGLLMPIFFASGILIYVLLAYYIHAWRHLAFVTSAVGFLGMFYYWLLPESPRWLIAQNRIEEAEVILRDIARRNGSSYPLDQIKLAAPKKGNGQQKKYSMNDIWHYPYIRNLTLVQIFSWFVNSAVYYGLTMSAGNLGSNMYISVALSGLVEVPSYLFCIGLLNRVGRKLIICMLMLVGGVSCMLVMLIPQAYSTFATACALIGKLAIAASFAIIYVHSAEIFPTVIRNMALGITSCGARFGGIVAPMIASLSTVSSALPFLVFGCMAFSAGVLNFYLPETKGQPMPETIDDVLMMGYKKRRQEQQLSSSKEHVVKLLDSPANSEKLSQVLSL; encoded by the exons ATGACGTATGGCGAAATGGATATCGATGATGTATACAGTCACATCGGTGAATTCGGCCCACGACAGaagaaaatattctttttcctACAACTGACTCTGCAGCCGTTCTTTTCGTTCCACATGCTGCATATGATATTCATCGGAGCCGCGACCGATTTCACCTGTTTCGACAAGGGTGGACGCGAATTGCCGGAGAAAGACCAGTGTTCCGATAAATGTCGTTCCAGCAATGAAGGAACCGTTTATCTGTATTCGAGTAAATTCACGTCTATTATGAGTGAG TGGAATCTGGTCTGCGACAACTCGTACAAAGTGGGACTCGTGCAGAGCGTATTCATGTCTGGAGTGCTAATCAGTGCGTTCGTATTTGGAATATTGGCCGACAAATACGGACGCTTGAAGATGTTCTACTACACTCTGATCGGAATGACAATTTTCTCAACGATGAGCGCATTCGCGCCGAGCTACACGACATACGTCGCGTTGAGATTTTTCACCGGTTTCCACTGCGGCGGCTGTATTCTGGTGTCGTTTGTTCTGACGACTGAGATCATCGGAAAATCGTGGCGCGGATTGTGTGGTTTGCTGATGCCGATATTCTTCGCGTCGGGTATTCTCATCTACGTGTTGCTGGCATATTATATTCACGCGTGGAGACACTTGGCTTTTGTGACGTCGGCTGTCGGATTTCTCGGTATGTTTTACTATTG GTTGTTGCCAGAAAGTCCTCGTTGGTTAATTGCTCAAAACCGAATTGAGGAAGCGGAAGTCATTCTCAGAGATATCGCTCGGCGTAACGGTTCATCCTATCCGCTCGACCAGATCAAGTTGGCGGCTCCGAAGAAAGGCAATGGGCAGCAGAAAAAATATTCGATGAATGATATTTGGCATTATCCCTACATAAGGAATTTGACTTTAGTACAAATTTTCTCCTG gtTTGTTAACAGTGCTGTGTACTATGGTTTGACGATGAGTGCCGGAAACCTTGGAAGTAACATGTATATAAGCGTTGCGCTGTCGGGACTTGTTGAAGTGCCGTCGTACCTGTTTTGTATAGGTTTATTGAACAG AGTTGGGCGAAAACTGATTATATGTATGTTGATGTTAGTTGGTGGTGTATCTTGCATGTTGGTTATGCTAATTCCACAAG CATATTCAACATTTGCAACAGCTTGTGCACTGATTGGCAAACTAGCAATTGCAGCATCATTCGCCATTATTTATGTACATTCCGCTGAAATATTTCCAACTGTTATTAG gaatATGGCGCTAGGCATAACAAGTTGCGGTGCTCGATTTGGTGGCATAGTGGCTCCTATGATTGCATCGTTG TCGACAGTCAGTTCAGCACTTCCGTTTCTGGTGTTTGGGTGCATGGCATTTTCCGCAGGAGTTCTGAATTTCTATTTACCGGAGACGAAAGGCCAGCCTATGCCGGAAACCATCGACGATGTTCTGATGATGGGCTACAAAAAACGCCGACAGGAGCAACAACTGAGCAGTTCTAAGGAGCATGTTGTTAAATTACTGGATAGCCCTGCGAACAGCGAAAAGCTCAGTCAGGTTTTAAGCCTATAA
- the LOC141915171 gene encoding organic cation transporter protein-like isoform X3, whose amino-acid sequence MTYGEMDIDGVYSHIGEFGPRQKKIFFFLQLTLQPFLSFHVLHMIFIGAATNFTCFDKGGRELPEKDQCSDKCRASNEGTIYLYSSKFTSIMSEWNLVCDNSYKVGLVQSVFMSGALISAFVFGILADKYGRLKMFYYTLIGMTIFSTMSAFAPSYTTYVALRFFTGFHCGGCNLVSFVLMTEIIGKSSRGLCGFLMPIFFAWGILIYVLLAYYIRAWRHLAFVTSAVGFLGMFYYWLLPESPRWLIAQNRIEEAEVILRDIARRNGSSYPLDQIKLAAPKKGNGQQKKYSMNDIWHYPYIRNLTLVQIFSWFVNSAVYYGLTMSAGNLGSNMYISVGLSGLVEVPSYLFCIGLLNRVGRKLIICMSMLVGGVSCMLVMLIPQAYSTFATACALIGKLAIAASFAIIYVHSAEIFPTVIRSELRS is encoded by the exons ATGACGTATGGAGAAATGGATATCGATGGTGTATACAGTCACATCGGTGAATTCGGCCCACGacagaagaaaatattttttttcctacAACTGACTCTGCAGCCGTTCCTTTCGTTCCACGTGCTGCATATGATATTCATCGGAGCCGCAACCAATTTCACCTGTTTCGACAAGGGTGGACGCGAATTGCCGGAGAAAGACCAGTGTTCCGATAAATGTCGTGCCAGCAACGAAGGAACCATTTATCTGTATTCGAGTAAATTCACGTCTATTATGAGTGAG TGGAATCTGGTCTGCGACAACTCGTACAAAGTCGGACTCGTGCAAAGCGTATTCATGTCCGGAGCACTAATCAGTGCGTTTGTATTTGGAATATTGGCCGACAAGTACGGACGCTTGAAGATGTTCTACTACACTCTAATCGGAATGACAATTTTCTCGACGATGAGCGCATTCGCGCCGAGCTACACGACGTACGTCGCGTTGAGATTTTTCACCGGTTTCCACTGCGGCGGCTGTAATCTGGTGTCGTTTGTTCTGATGACTGAGATCATCGGAAAGTCATCGCGCGGATTGTGCGGTTTTCTGATGCCGATATTCTTCGCGTGGGGTATTCTCATCTACGTGTTGTTGGCGTATTATATTCGCGCGTGGAGACACTTGGCTTTTGTGACATCGGCTGTCGGATTTCTCGGTATGTTTTACTATTG GTTGTTGCCAGAAAGTCCTCGTTGGTTAATTGCTCAAAACCGAATTGAGGAAGCGGAAGTCATTCTCAGAGATATCGCTCGGCGTAACGGTTCATCCTATCCGCTTGACCAGATCAAGTTGGCGGCTCCGAAGAAAGGCAATGGGCAGCAGAAAAAATATTCGATGAATGATATTTGGCATTATCCCTACATAAGGAATTTGACTTTAGTACAAATTTTCTCCTG gtTTGTTAACAGTGCTGTGTACTATGGTTTGACGATGAGTGCCGGAAACCTTGGAAGTAACATGTATATAAGCGTTGGGCTGTCGGGACTTGTTGAAGTGCCGTCGTACCTATTTTGTATAGGTTTATTGAACAG AGTTGGGCGAAAACTGATTATATGTATGTCTATGTTGGTTGGTGGTGTGTCTTGCATGTTGGTTATGCTAATTCCACAAG CATATTCAACATTTGCAACAGCTTGTGCACTGATTGGCAAACTAGCAATTGCAGCATCATTCGCCATTATTTACGTACATTCCGCAGAAATATTTCCAACTGTTATTAG GTCCGAATTACGCAGCTGA